The Arachis duranensis cultivar V14167 chromosome 9, aradu.V14167.gnm2.J7QH, whole genome shotgun sequence genomic sequence AAAGACCAAAGTCCACTTAGAGTCAATGTTTTTATTTCCCATTGATTATTTTCCACTACTAGTGACCTTGATAGCAAACATGACAGACAAACTCATCCCTTGTGAGATCCTTCAGGTTTCTACAGAGAAGAAAAAACAGTTGTGTTAGGATTGTGGGAAAGAATTAACGGATAGCAAAAGATTAGCAGTTAAATTTCTGTAGAATAGTGTTAAACTGCTGTGGAACAAAGACACATATGGCCACCAGGAAAATATCACTGCCACCTACTTGGAGCAAAATAAAGGCAATAAAAACTTCAATTCAAAGAACATCTAAATATCAACTAAATTCAGGACATCAACTTAATAGAAGAACCAAAAATACATCAGGATAACCACACAACACATCCACACAGTGATGCACATGACTGGCACCTGCAAGTGCCCATTTGGAAATGTCCAAAAAAGCTGAAGAATACAAACAACCAATCTAATAGAGATTGGCATCAGAACTAATCAAAATTTAGCACCCATATGAAATGGAAGAACCGATGACGTCCTTCAAGGGaacattattttaattaattggaaTGTTGATCGAGTTGATAGATGTACTTGATATGGTGATATGTAGCACAGAGAGATAATAACATAGAAAGTTTGAACTTAACAAGCAGGCTATTTCACCATTTCCTTGTGTAAAAGATAGAATAAACTTGTGTTAAAGTTCGGTAGTGTCTGATGCAATTTGATTTGAGAAAGAAAAGTGAAGTAACCCTGAAATCATAATGCAGCTCTCAACTACTATGCTAAGTGGCAATACATGATTTCCAAGAAACAATTTGGAGATCATATGGGTCATATGATTGTTACCTAACTTGAGATGCTACAAAAGGGGAGCACCATTGTAAGATTAAACTCGCAATTAATTTGCCCAAGGATACttacaaaaataactcaacATAATCTCAATATGActtttcaacaataataaaacaaCATACACTAAGCGGAAGAGAAACAAAATCACAACAATCTCTATTATACTCTCCTAAAATAGAGAGGAAATGAAGGCTTAACATTACTGACATTCTCattgcaaattcactaggagaATAGCATACATAAGCTTACCTATTTAAAGACACAATTACATGGCAAATTACATGAGCTTGCATGTTTATAGAATTGATACTTCATGAACTCTATGGTGTCTTGACTAGATACAGTGCTTATCAACTTTTTGCAATTAACCTTGTAATTCATGAAGCATTAGGCTTATAGTTTATTGATAAGCTTAGTTTAAATATACCAACAGTGATTGAATTTTTCTACCGAAGATTCACGATTGGAATGCAAACCATACAATGCTTGAACTTAATTCTAAGATCTAAAACGTTTTCCAGAGGCCAATGTCTTAATTAATAGTTGTAAaccctaaattataaattcagtGAGAATAAATTTATCCTATCGTGAAAACACACATCCGGCTCGAGTCAAACACAGGGTTCATAACAAAATCAAATGTTCAGAATCATATGATGACGCATGTAAATATCTAGAGAGTTGATGTTTAGACATTAGAGTAGCGAAATCGAATCCCTAAAACACCGATGAGaagaataaaaatcaaataccTTGTCAGAAGCGTTTTTGTCCTTCTCAGCTTTTTCCTTCTCAGCTTGCTGCTTCTGTTTCTccaacctctctctctcccattTCTGCAGAAAACAAATCATCGGAACGGGGCTTCGAATAAGGAGAAGGGGAAAGGGTGGAAAGGGAAAGTACCTGGATGTAGACGTTCTCTTTGGCCTGCTCCTCTTCGCTGAGAACCCTACCTTTGTCGCTGTAGAAACGAGAGAAAGCACCGCGAGATGTTGAGTCCATGAAGCGAGTCACGAATCCCCGAGTGAGAAGCACCGATCTCATGTTCATTGACATTGCCAATATTATTATACAACACACGCAAGAGGCGGTGCCTTCCTTGTTATGACGATTACTGCTGATTACTACTGATTTGATGATTAGGGCGAGAGTGAGTCAACGGATCTACAACCTTCGCCTTTTATACTCACTCACTCATCCATCACTATTCTCGGACCTCACTCGACCCGGTCAATTCGCCTAGTCTCGCCCATTTTTTCCCCTTTCCTGTGGGCTCTGCGTTATCCATCAAGAAATATGTCGCAATCAATGTGTGTGAGGATTTAAAATGGTACACGCCTTCAATTAAACTacattaaatacaaaaaaataataatttaataataaaaaaatagaaagtatTGAGAGTCAATGGTCTAAGTGTACAATGGTCTAAGTGggttcatgacatggtattagagttctagATTCGAAAGGTTTCGATCTTTGGTGAATCCCAAAATCAGCTTAaacttttgggataagtgaTTTTATGAGATtaaatgtttattatcccttgtacacattatacgcttaggccattggctccctagcaatactctaaaaaaatttgttgatttttttttggtattgaaagagaattaaaaaaagGGGAACTAGATAAAAATGGGAAGTGGATCCTCTCCGgtagaaaaaaaactaaatgaTATCTAGTGGAAGATCTCACCCTTCATtatattctctctctcatctatTTTTGGTCCCACTTGTAAAATTAAAGGTGGGAGATTATACTTTATTCTctcaactaacaaaaaaaatggagagGATCCATTTCCATAAAAATGTGGCCAATAAGATAACTTCTCTAACATTTTTatgaagaattatttttttcttatgatttttcctaatttttaatctattataaattaaagatctatttaaaaatttgttattagtcaataaattattatatgtataagataaatttaaaatctgttatttacttaaataaaattagtaaattaaatattaaactaattcaaattagttaacttaactttttttttgtttctcataATATCCTGACACACCAAAAATTAATCCGTTACGGATTTGAAGTCTACTTAGCTTGATTTATTCATGCCGATTAACATAAACTCATTGGAGTAATTTTGACCTATTTCCTAAATTGGGCTTAATAAACGGAAGCGGGCCAACATGCTTCAGTTATTAGATTGGGCTAAGAAGGCCTGCTAAGGCTCCTACTTGCTCTGGGCTTGTATGATACGTGATGACGAATAATGCATACACACTCGACCAAAAACCCGAATAGTGCATACACACCAAAAACATCTTGCAACATGAGAATAGTCACGGAAGTTGATACTTTTTAGCTAGTTTATTTTGAAATAGTGagacattaaaaaatatatttgttgatttaaaaattaatactaaaatttctgttttatctctaaaattttaatattttaatatttttaaaaaataaaaacacaaaatactaaaatttttaggaataaaaattaaaactttaataaaattttatatttaaaatacttttatttcaattaattaattttaattttattctttatgtaaattaaattaaaattttattcttctttcaatttttatcttttattttttatatttcagtcTCAATTTTTTCATCTTTGTCTCTCTACCAATCAATAGTTTATATGCGAGGTGAGGTGAGGTGACATTGAAACTTGCTCCACTAAAAATTATTCCAAGATGGAGAAAAGCAAGAGGGGCAATAtagtaaaaagaagaaaatgcacaatacttgcaaggaagcccaacaaagagagagaatagggaaaagaagaaaaaaaaaaagaaaaagggattgCTAGGCAGGTAGGTAGGGTCCAACGACTCCAAAAGTCTCGCCTCCCAATTTATTTTGCTGCGTCTGTTATCGGCTTCCGAAGAAGGAAGAATCCGAACGGCAGCGCTTTCAGAATTTCGATTCTGAAAAGCTGTTCCTAACAATTCTTTTCGCAACTTTGAAACCCACGCAAAAATGGTGTCCGCCAACAAGGAGATGGTTGTGTACTGCTTTGACACCCTCGTCGCTCACTACAACAGTGACGATGCTCCTCCTCCTGCCTTCGACGAGGGTCAACagtaatctctctctctctctcttccaatTATGTTATTTCCATGTTTCTATTAAGTGGCAACGACTCCAAGGTTGAGCTCACACttcatttattttgttcttattcTGATCGCTTATTGTTTAGATTTTTACAAGTTAATCATATTTAGataatttactaattttcaTATTCCCTGTGTGAATTTCACCCTGTTCTCTGAGTCGTTTCCGTTAGTAGGATATTATTATAGCTGTGACCGGTCAGATGCTAACGTTTATTTGATTGAAGGGAAATGTGGATTCGGGGTGGGGAAGGAAAGGTTTGCTTTCCACCATGGTTGTTATAAATCGTGCTTTATTGCTTATTGCTTACCCACAACAGTTAGCTATGGCGGGCGTTGCACTATGCACTGTACACATCAAATTCAAGTAGAAAATTTTGGTTTGGTATAATTAAACATTGTGTTTAATAAATATTTGGATTTGGATTGTGCCGTTCGCCAATAGCAACTATAGTGTAGTTTTCATTGTATGCTCTTGTAATTAGGTCTTGGATTTGTTAGTTTTAAGAAGAAATATATGCCTCTCTCATGAGATTATCATTTATGTTCCAGCCATAGTCTATGATATGCCTGTTTGAAGAGAGTGTACTTTGTTTCAGCCCATTATTTGTTACATGGAAGAAAGTAGTCAATGGCGGCGAGCCTCGACTTCGGGGATGTATTGGTTCTCTAGAAGCACGTGGCTTAATCAATGGCTTCAAAGATTATGCGCTCAACAGGTGTGTTGGCATATTAGTACTTGAAAGATTATGCTTCAAACTATGATTTTACGTAAACTGGTTATGAATAGGAGTGAATCTGTCCTAGATATACATGCATTTACTGTGTTTTTCTTTCTCCCATGATAGTCTAAGCATAAGGATTTGTTTAGTAAAAGTAATGTAACGTCATGAGGTCCTTATAGTTTTCGTTTCTCTTTGATTTGATTCACATCCATATATTCATACTTAAAACTTTATTGGCCTCAAATTCATGATAATTCTTATGTGTTTGCTTCTAAAATTTCTTGCAGCGCTCTCAGAGACCGCAGATTTCCACCCATACAGGCAAAAGAGCTTCCTACTTTGGAGTGTACAGTATCTATTCTTACTGATTATGAAAATGCTAACGACTACCTTGATTGGGAGGTATGTGCTTGATTTGGCTATTTTGGTTTCTGGGGTGTAATGATCGTACAGTGTTATGTAACTATGTAGTGGTCTGGCCTAACGTGcatgtttttcacttttttttggGGGGTGCCCCAACCCACAAGGTTGATTTTGGAGGCAAAAAATGATTCTGAGTTTTACTCTTTGTCAAAATCAGTTTTAGATGAAGCACCAAACATAAACTGATTTACTCCAAGATCAATTTTAACTGAATCACTTCCAACTGAACTACAAAAGCAGAATTGATGACACTCTTTTTGTTCTAAGGACACCACATCTCCCATTTATTGAGTTTTAATAGCTGGCAATCACTTGGAAGTTGGAATTCTTTGCACATTCAGATTCTACTGGTTTGCCTTTGCAGGTAGGGACACATGgtataattattgaatttacTGATCCTGACTACAACACAAGGCGAAGT encodes the following:
- the LOC107467342 gene encoding uncharacterized protein At2g27730, mitochondrial, with translation MSMNMRSVLLTRGFVTRFMDSTSRGAFSRFYSDKGRVLSEEEQAKENVYIQKWERERLEKQKQQAEKEKAEKDKNASDKKPEGSHKG
- the LOC107467341 gene encoding uncharacterized protein At2g38710, giving the protein MVSANKEMVVYCFDTLVAHYNSDDAPPPAFDEGQHPLFVTWKKVVNGGEPRLRGCIGSLEARGLINGFKDYALNSALRDRRFPPIQAKELPTLECTVSILTDYENANDYLDWEVGTHGIIIEFTDPDYNTRRSATYLPEVAAHEGWTKLEAIDSLIRKAGYNGVITESLRKRLQLTKYQSTLFTMHYSEYVAYVKQARGEAPSILGAKLRN